Proteins co-encoded in one Amaranthus tricolor cultivar Red isolate AtriRed21 chromosome 7, ASM2621246v1, whole genome shotgun sequence genomic window:
- the LOC130818281 gene encoding protein JINGUBANG-like, which produces MYDSGMDRSQYANIAHSDPNLPRMDDECDYPDRQSSFSAFGGHSFIDDAPRISTEMSPMMMSPWNQVSPFKPSWSHQSQQSRDSGQINALVGSLVREEGHIYSLATKGDLLYTGSDSKNIRVWKNLKEYSGFKSASGLVKAIVIANGKIFTGHQDGKIRVWKVSPKNPSIHKRSGSLPTLKDLFKASIKPSNYVEVKKHRSSLWIKHSDAISSLSMYKEQGILYSSSWDHTFKVWRVTDSKCLESVVAHEDAVNSVVSSNEGMVFTGSADGTVKVWRREMQGKGTKHFFVQTLLNQECAVTALAVDPTGSIVYCGSSDGMVSFWETEKNLAHGGVLKGHKLAVLCLTARARLVFSGSADKTICVWRREGTIHTCLSVLTGHNGPVKCLAVEDDKDAKGLKFIVYSGSLDKSVKVWNVADQEGITGLGMGTMQQQQQVLEVESASESLRSDRSSR; this is translated from the coding sequence aTGTATGATTCAGGAATGGATAGATCACAATACGCAAACATAGCTCATTCAGACCCGAACCTACCTAGAATGGATGATGAATGTGATTACCCGGATCGACAGAGTAGTTTCTCGGCTTTTGGAGGGCATTCCTTCATTGATGATGCACCTAGAATAAGCACAGAAATGTCACCAATGATGATGTCTCCATGGAACCAAGTTTCACCCTTTAAGCCTTCTTGGTCTCATCAATCTCAACAATCTCGGGATTCAGGTCAGATCAATGCGCTTGTTGGATCGTTGGTTCGAGAAGAAGGGCATATATATTCATTAGCTACCAAGGGTGATTTGTTATACACAGGGTCCGACAGTAAAAACATCCGGGTTTGGAAAAACTTGAAGGAGTATTCCGGGTTCAAGTCTGCATCCGGGTTGGTTAAGGCTATTGTGATCGCGAATGGGAAGATATTTACGGGTCATCAAGATGGTAAGATTCGGGTTTGGAAAGTGTCACCTAAGAATCCAAGTATTCATAAAAGATCAGGTTCTTTACCTACATTGAAGGATTTGTTTAAGGCCTCAATTAAACCGAGTAACTATGTCGAGGTCAAAAAGCATCGAAGCTCGTTATGGATTAAGCATTCAGATGCTATATCAAGTTTGAGTATGTATAAGGAACAAGGGATTTTGTACTCGTCTTCATGGGACCACACTTTTAAGGTGTGGAGAGTTACAGACTCGAAATGCCTCGAGTCTGTAGTTGCCCATGAAGACGCGGTGAACTCAGTTGTGTCGAGTAATGAAGGGATGGTGTTCACCGGATCAGCTGATGGCACGGTTAAGGTATGGAGACGAGAAATGCAGGGGAAAGGCACAAAGCATTTCTTTGTACAGACATTACTGAATCAAGAATGTGCAGTTACTGCTCTTGCAGTTGATCCTACAGGCTCAATAGTTTACTGTGGGTCTAGTGATGGAATGGTTAGTTTTTGGGAAACCGAGAAGAATCTAGCCCATGGGGGTGTTCTTAAGGGTCATAAGCTAGCTGTTCTGTGCTTAACTGCTCGTGCACGACTCGTGTTTAGTGGCTCTGCTGATAAGACTATCTGTGTATGGCGTCGAGAAGGCACGATTCACACGTGCCTCTCGGTTTTGACGGGCCATAACGGGCCTGTTAAGTGCTTGGCTGTGGAAGATGATAAGGATGCTAAAGGTCTTAAGTTTATTGTTTATAGTGGAAGTCTTGATAAGTCTGTCAAAGTATGGAATGTTGCTGATCAAGAAGGAATTACAGGATTGGGAATGGGAACAATGCAGCAACAGCAGCAGGTTTTGGAGGTTGAATCCGCATCTGAATCTTTGCGATCTGATCGTAGCTCTCGGTGA